One genomic segment of Huiozyma naganishii CBS 8797 chromosome 8, complete genome includes these proteins:
- the LEU9 gene encoding 2-isopropylmalate synthase LEU9 (similar to Saccharomyces cerevisiae LEU4 (YNL104C) and LEU9 (YOR108W); ancestral locus Anc_2.172), which translates to MRFTFVPFSRCAKSIPPIKLSYKNMLRDPSVKYRAHKPLTMTNRKWPDNTIKKAPRWLSTDLRDGNQSLPDPMSVEQKKEYFHKLLEIGFKEIEVAFPSASQTDFDFTRYAVENAPDDVTIQALVQSREHLIRRTVEALTGAKRATVHTYLATSDMFREIVFNMSQEEAIAKAIEATKLVRSLTKDDPSQSATRWTYEFSPECFSDTPTEFAVQICEAVKQAWEPTEDNPLIFNLPATVEVTTPNVYADQIEYFSTHISERNKVCISTHTHNDRGCGVAATELALMAGADRVEGCVFGNGERTGNVDIVTVALNMYTHGVAPELDFSDIKSLVEVVERCNKIPVPQRAPYGGDLVVCAFSGSHQDAIKKGFSVQERKRKEGDHYWRIPYLPLDPKDIGRDYEAVIRVNSQSGKGGAAWIILRSLGLDLPRIMQIEFSTMVQEAADRRGKELQASEITNLFKDTYNYDSERHKYISLLDYEVKKLDNETRHLTGQVEFHDKVVSIDGTGNGPISSLVDALSNLLNTKLSVENYSEHSLGSGSSTQAASYVQIRYRSPNDNEKAYTWGVGVSEDVGDASVKAIFSTVNNIIHNGDIELPTVQKKQKASSA; encoded by the coding sequence ATGAGATTCACCTTTGTGCCGTTTTCTAGGTGTGCGAAGTCAATCCCACCAATAAAGCTGTCCTACAAGAACATGCTGAGGGATCCGTCCGTTAAGTACAGAGCTCACAAGCCGCTTACCATGACGAACCGGAAGTGGCCCGATAACACCATCAAGAAGGCGCCCAGATGGCTTTCCACTGACTTGAGAGACGGGAATCAGTCGCTACCAGACCCAATGTCCGTggaacagaagaaggagtATTTCCACAAGCTGCTGGAGATCGGGTTCAAGGAAATCGAGGTAGCGTTCCCCTCCGCGTCGCAGACAGACTTCGATTTCACGCGGTACGCTGTCGAGAACGCCCCAGACGACGTCACGATTCAAGCTCTTGTCCAGTCACGGGAGCATCTGATTCGGAGAACCGTGGAGGCCCTGACTGGCGCCAAGAGGGCCACTGTCCATACGTACCTTGCCACGAGCGACATGTTCAGGGAGATTGTCTTCAACATGTCGCAAGAGGAGGCCATCGCGAAGGCCATCGAGGCGACGAAGCTTGTCCGGAGTCTGACAAAGGACGACCCATCGCAGAGTGCAACCCGGTGGACTTACGAGTTTTCACCAGAATGTTTCAGCGACACGCCGACTGAATTTGCGGTCCAGATCTGCGAGGCGGTGAAGCAGGCGTGGGAGCCCACGGAGGACAACCCGCTGATCTTCAACTTGCCAGCAACGGTAGAGGTCACTACACCAAACGTGTACGCGGACCAGATCGAATACTTCTCCACGCACATCTCGGAAAGAAACAAGGTGTGTATCTCCACGCACACGCATAACGACAGAGGTTGTGGTGTTGCTGCGACGGAACTCGCATTGATGGCAGGCGCGGATCGTGTCGAAGGCTGTGTTTTCGGTAATGGTGAACGTACGGGCAACGTCGACATTGTCACCGTGGCGCTGAACATGTACACGCACGGGGTGGCCCCAGAACTTGACTTCTCGGACATCAAGTCTCTGGTGGAGGTAGTCGAACGTTGTAACAAAATCCCAGTGCCACAGAGAGCGCCGTATGGTGGAGACCTCGTCGTGTGTGCTTTCTCCGGTTCGCATCAGGACGCGATCAAGAAGGGGTTTTCTGTGCAGGAGAGGAAGCGGAAGGAGGGAGACCATTACTGGAGAATTCCATACTTACCATTGGATCCAAAGGACATCGGTAGAGACTACGAGGCAGTGATTAGAGTCAACTCGCAGTCCGGTAAGGGCGGTGCAGCGTGGATCATTTTGAGGTCACTTGGCCTAGATCTTCCACGGATCATGCAAATAGAATTTTCTACAATGGTACAAGAGGCCGCAGACCGCCGCGGTAAGGAATTGCAGGCCAGTGAAATTACCAACCTGTTCAAGGACACATACAACTACGACAGTGAAAGACACAAGTATATCTCTCTGCTGGACTACGAGGTGAAGAAGCTCGACAACGAAACTAGACATTTGACTGGCCAGGTAGAGTTCCATGATAAGGTCGTGTCCATTGATGGTACCGGGAACGGTCCAATCTCCTCTCTGGTGGACGCCTTGTCGAACCTGCTAAACACGAAGCTAAGTGTCGAAAACTACTCTGAACATTCTCTAGGGTCCGGTTCCTCAACACAGGCTGCATCATACGTCCAGATCCGTTACAGAAGTCCAAACGATAATGAGAAGGCGTACACGTGGGGTGTCGGTGTCTCCGAGGATGTGGGTGACGCCTCAGTCAAGGCCATCTTCTCCACGGTGAACAATATTATTCACAACGGCGACATCGAGTTGCCCACCgtccaaaagaaacagaaggCCTCTTCTGCCTAA